The Corylus avellana chromosome ca8, CavTom2PMs-1.0 genome has a segment encoding these proteins:
- the LOC132189128 gene encoding uncharacterized protein LOC132189128 translates to MKEEEVNRCQIQEWYPKFKSVSIRTQIHELPESFIQYLLDDSGPFLLPVSIYNDDALPNRIHNPEEEEDYQVSERSGDESEQSSPPPSFPELELKIKESIESLGGAVFPKLNWSSPKDSAWISTTGSLRCATFSEIALLLRSSESLIHDLCHAYDSCSDKSSSRPHNFFLALRKWYPSLRPEMEFRCFVRGQNLVGISQREVTTFYPILLEKKIDLERLIQQFYEDDVRLKFESENYTFDVYVTKDERIKVLDFNPWGAFTLPLLFDWEELEQNTGEEGNNVDFRIVESQCAVRPGLKTAVPYDYLDTSTGSGWDQFLRNADMELQRQTRSSEAGA, encoded by the coding sequence atgaaggaagaagaagtgAATCGATGCCAGATTCAGGAGTGGTACCCAAAATTTAAATCTGTCTCCATTAGAACCCAAATTCACGAACTTCCTGAATCGTTTATTCAATACCTTCTTGACGATTCTGGTCCCTTCCTTTTACCAGTTTCTATTTATAATGATGATGCCCTACCCAATAGAATTCATAACCCTGAAGAGGAGGAAGATTATCAAGTATCAGAAAGATCTGGAGATGAGTCAGAACAATCTTCGCCACCCCCATCTTTCCCAGAActtgaattgaaaattaaggAATCAATTGAATCCCTTGGTGGTGCAGTCTTCCCTAAGTTGAATTGGAGTTCTCCGAAAGATTCTGCTTGGATTAGCACTACTGGGAGCCTCCGATGCGCTACATTTAGCGAGATTGCACTCTTGCTACGGTCATCTGAATCGTTGATCCATGATTTATGTCATGCATATGATTCATGCAGTGACAAGTCCTCATCAAGACCACATAATTTCTTCCTTGCGCTCCGCAAGTGGTACCCATCTCTTAGGCCAGAGATGGAATTTCGTTGTTTTGTACGGGGTCAAAACCTAGTTGGAATTTCCCAACGTGAGGTGACTACTTTTTATCCTATTCTTCTTGAGAAGAAAATTGATCTTGAGCGGTTGATTCAGCAATTTTACGAGGATGATGTGAGGCTGAAATTTGAATCGGAAAATTACACATTTGATGTTTATGTTACAAAGGATGAGCGGATTAAGGTGTTAGATTTCAACCCTTGGGGTGCATTTACATTGCCGCTGTTGTTTGATTGGGAGGAGTTAGAGCAGAACACTGGGGAAGAAGGCAATAATGTGGACTTCAGAATTGTGGAGAGCCAGTGTGCTGTTAGGCCTGGTTTGAAGACAGCAGTGCCGTATGATTACTTGGACACTAGCACTGGAAGTGGCTGGGATCAATTTCTGAGGAATGCTGATATGGAGTTGCAGCGGCAGACCAGGTCTTCTGAAGCAGGTGCTTGA
- the LOC132191106 gene encoding F-box/kelch-repeat protein At3g06240-like codes for MGNYFPDEIIFEILMRLAVKSLVRFICVNKAWCSIISNPNFASAHVAHTNRSHNNNTDQPTLLLAVSCEALEYANHRRKFTTTVITPCLGKRVIDGQDQSTKSFDLHEQLKFSYKSLKHFELVGSCNGLVLIKRYIDTLLLWNPLLGKSVPLPKPDNIGYEEHQMRSTGWGFGFDSQTYDYKVVKIVLLENNGGEKLDSVVQVFSLATGDWKSFRVGAPACSLSYRGLAPTIGCAPIQRLIHRRPQPFINGAIHWLASARSSKPASYGYRHLVLSFDISNEIFREIMLPEKVAYLFPPLLSISVYGKSLAVCCSSSDSFQHSLWVMKEYGEVESWTQVLIGPNIPKPLGFTTGGEVVWKTGSGIALYDPKKPKIMNHSVEGRYCFAGSYMESLVLLDPTKRESKKGNRRATKQKIVIDYLETTIKRVIKKRKGRI; via the coding sequence ATGGGAAACTATTTTCCGGATGAAATCATATTCGAAATTCTCATGAGACTAGCCGTGAAATCCCTTGTGAGATTCATTTGCGTCAACAAAGCATGGTGCTCCATCATCAGTAACCCTAACTTTGCTTCCGCTCACGTCGCCCACACAAACCGTTCCCATAATAATAACACCGATCAACCCACTCTCCTTCTAGCGGTTTCCTGTGAGGCTTTGGAATATGCCAATCACCGCCGCAAATTTACTACCACCGTCATCACCCCGTGTCTTGGCAAACGAGTAATAGATGGACAAGACCAGTCAACCAAATCATTCGATCTACACGAACAGTTGAAATTCTCATACAAAAGCTTGAAGCATTTTGAGTTGGTCGGTTCCTGCAATGGCTTAGTATTAATAAAGCGTTACATCGACACCCTTCTTTTGTGGAACCCATTGCTGGGAAAATCTGTACCCCTTCCTAAACCCGATAATATTGGATACGAGGAGCATCAGATGCGTTCTACCGGTTGGGGATTTGGGTTTGATTCACAGACGTACGATTACAAagtggtgaaaattgttttgttagaAAACAATGGCGGTGAAAAACTTGATTCTGTGGTTCAGGTTTTCTCACTCGCTACGGGGGATTGGAAAAGCTTTAGAGTTGGTGCTCCTGCGTGCAGTTTAAGTTACCGTGGTCTGGCACCTACAATCGGCTGTGCGCCAATCCAAAGGTTAATTCACCGTCGTCCGCAACCTTTCATCAATGGAGCCATCCATTGGCTTGCTTCAGCCAGGAGCAGCAAACCTGCTAGTTATGGTTACCGACATTTGGTGTTGTCATTTGATATAAGTAATGAGATATTTCGTGAGATAATGCTTCCGGAAAAAGTAGCTTATCTTTTCCCACCTCTCCTGTCTATCTCAGTATACGGAAAATCACTTGCGGTGTGTTGTTCCTCATCAGATTCTTTTCAACATTCTTTGTGGGTGATGAAAGAATATGGTGAAGTAGAGTCATGGACCCAAGTTTTAATAGGACCAAACATACCAAAACCATTGGGTTTTACCACGGGCGGCGAGGTAGTATGGAAAACAGGAAGTGGGATTGCTTTATATGATCCAAAGAAGCCAAAAATTATGAATCATAGCGTTGAGGGAAGGTATTGTTTTGCTGGTTCTTATATGGAGAGCCTTGTTTTACTCGATCCAACAAAACGAGAGAGCAAGAAGGGGAATAGAAGAGCAACGAAGCAAAAGATAGTGATTGACTACTTGGAAACTACCATAAAGAGAGTGATCAAGAAGAGGAAAGGCAGAATATGA
- the LOC132189726 gene encoding disease resistance protein RPP8-like, with amino-acid sequence MADSVVSLLLETLNQLLDQDADLLLEVEDEIRSFHVELGLASGFIRNSEGQGNAQAVRDLAKKISDVAYEAEGDIDMLAVDVAKQRMRGKFGKLIYGFRHRSMLNHVSKKINGITKRVREIYGNKVSNSKQNGTGSSQTFFTGDRKIKEVDLPCFPKVLETLLDQLKKEDGQREIISIVGEVGIGKTVLAKKIYNNISVQGHFDCLVWVHVSRDCKAGELLNKILERFQRPVAAEDMKEEDLRKKLSEYLQNKRYLIVMDDLRKIEGWDKVEQAFPDDGKGSRILLTCRPEYEDPQGRPPISHSLGLLNDKESWNSLCDGIFTAGICAPKFEVPGEQMAQKCKGSPLSLAFLGHLLVMQRQNVEAWYKLANYLNTFSIEGSDEHSINLLLSYVHENLPNHLSLCFLYFGMFPEGAEIPVRQLIQFWIAEGFIRQKGSTKMEDVGEQYLEELIRLNLIQVTARRTDGGVKTCSIHDLFRKFCISKGRETKYLAILLENLSGADHEKTFRRLAIHVTSSEGVFTKLRRCSDVRSFHYSVLGTDHHAPLPTARWSTLYKGFKLLRVLNLGMINVSRVPDEVGRLIHLRYLRIRAPDMKHVPSSICNLVNLQTLDMRESSLSNLPEGIWKLQQLRHLHLCRLLNFCGQGNDEKSLGKLQTLSCIRPHKDMKRLMVKAKFPNVRKLKLDSQDPNETAEFLESLDHLYHLQSLKIVSASKLPDSNAFPLTLTKLTLQDTSLVEDCVKTLEKLPNLRVLKLLQNSVNGVEINFGAGGFAQLQILQMVELKITTWVLGRKAMVNLRHLVISKCDRLENIPDNLKSLGNLQIVEAVWPSTNQIETLQKILGKDGPKIMITPADMSVAST; translated from the exons ATGGCGGACAGTGTCGTTTCTTTGCTCTTAGAGACGCTGAATCAGCTGCTGGACCAAGATGCTGACCTGCTTCTTGAGGTGGAGGACGAGATAAGGTCGTTTCATGTGGAGCTTGGATTGGCAAGTGGCTTCATTAGGAACTCCGAGGGTCAAGGGAATGCCCAAGCGGTGAGAGATTTGGCGAAGAAAATCAGCGACGTTGCTTATGAGGCAGAGGGCGACATCGACATGTTGGCTGTCGATGTCGCCAAGCAAAGGATGAGGGGCAAGTTTGGGAAATTAATTTATGGCTTTCGCCACAGAAGCATGCTCAACCATGTTTCGAAAAAGATCAACGGCATCACGAAGCGAGTCAGAGAAATTTATGGCAACAAAGTCTCAAACAGCAAACAAAACGGCACCGGTAGCAGCCAGACATTTTTTACAGGTGACCGGAAAATCAAGGAAGTTGATTTGCCATGCTTTCCCAAAGTGCTGGAGACTCTGTTGGATCAACTGAAGAAGGAGGACGGGCAGCGTGAGATTATTTCAATTGTTGGAGAGGTCGGCATCGGCAAGACTGTTCTTGCCAAGAAGATCTACAACAACATTTCGGTTCAGGGTCACTTTGATTGCCTTGTTTGGGTTCATGTTTCCCGGGATTGCAAAGCTGGAGAGTTGCTGAACAAAATTTTAGAGCGTTTTCAGCGTCCGGTGGCTGCAGAAGACATGAAAGAGGAAGATTTGCGGAAGAAGCTGTCTGAGTACTTACAAAATAAGCGATATCTCATTGTCATGGATGACCTGCGGAAAATAGAAGGATGGGACAAGGTAGAACAAGCCTTTCCTGATGATGGGAAAGGAAGTAGAATCTTGCTCACATGTCGGCCTGAGTATGAGGATCCCCAAGGAAGGCCACCCATTTCCCATTCACTTGGTCTGCTTAATGATAAAGAGAGCTGGAATTCCCTTTGTGATGGAATCTTCACTGCAGGAATATGTGCTCCAAAGTTTGAAGTACCCGGAGAACAGATGGCACAAAAATGTAAGGGGTCACCTCTCTCCCTTGCATTTTTAGGCCATTTGTTAGTAATGCAGCGGCAAAATGTTGAGGCATGGTACAAATTAGCGAATTATTTAAATACATTCTCTATTGAGGGTAGCGATGAGCATAGCATAAACCTGCTTCTAAGCTATGTCCATGAAAATTTACCCAATCACTTGAGCCTCTGCTTTCTCTATTTTGGTATGTTCCCAGAAGGAGCTGAAATCCCCGTAAGGCAATTGATCCAATTCTGGATAGCAGAAGGGTTTATTCGGCAAAAGGGTAGTACAAAGATGGAGGATGTTGGGGAGCAATACTTGGAGGAGCTCATCAGACTCAACTTGATCCAGGTGACTGCAAGGAGGACAGACGGTGGAGTGAAGACTTGCAGCATCCATGATCTTTTCCGGAAGTTCTGCATTTCCAAGGGTAGAGAAACGAAATATCTTGCAATATTGCTAGAGAATTTAAGTGGTGCTGATCATGAAAAGACATTTAGAAGACTGGCCATTCATGTCACCTCTTCAGAGGGTGTTTTCACAAAACTCCGCCGGTGTTCAGATGTCCGTTCTTTCCATTATTCTGTCCTGGGTACTGATCATCATGCTCCGCTTCCCACTGCTCGGTGGAGTACACTTTACAAAGGCTTCAAATTGCTCAGGGTGTTGAACCTTGGGATGATAAATGTGTCCAGAGTTCCTGATGAGGTTGGAAGGCTAATTCATTTGAG GTACTTGAGGATAAGAGCTCCGGATATGAAGCATGTTCCTTCCTCTATATGCAATCTTGTAAATCTTCAGACACTGGACATGAGAGAGTCTAGCTTGAGCAACTTGCCGGAAGGGATTTGGAAGCTGCAGCAACTACGGCATCTGCACTTGTGTCGGCTCCTTAATTTTTGTGGTCAAGGAAATGATGAGAAATCTCTTGGGAAACTCCAAACCTTGTCTTGCATACGTCCCCATAAAGACATGAAGCGCCTTATGGTCAAGGCCAAGTTCCCCAATGTTAGAAAACTAAAACTAGATAGCCAAGACCCGAATGAAACGGCTGAATTCCTTGAAAGCCTTGACCATCTATACCACCTCCAATCACTCAAAATTGTTTCAGCTTCTAAACTTCCTGATTCAAATGCATTCCCCTTGACACTCACCAAATTAACTTTGCAGGATACATCTCTTGTGGAAGATTGTGTAAAAACACTAGAGAAGCTGCCTAATCTTCGTGTACTGAAACTTCTACAAAATTCTGTTAATGGAGTGGAGATTAATTTCGGTGCAGGTGGGTTTGCTCAGCTCCAAATCCTCCAAATGGTGGAACTGAAAATAACTACATGGGTACTAGGAAGAAAGGCAATGGTGAATCTTCGACATCTGGTCATCAGTAAATGTGATCGTTTGGAGAATATTCCAGATAACCTGAAGAGCTTGGGTAATCTACAAATAGTCGAGGCTGTTTGGCCCTCTACAAATCAGATAGAGACCCTTCAAAAAATCCTGGGTAAGGATGGGCCTAAGATAATGATAACACCTGCAGATATGTCTGTTGCATCAACTTGA
- the LOC132189126 gene encoding uncharacterized protein LOC132189126, which translates to MLLSILSGWLYVEKRRLVQVFPEGVRKLWDDWELRVMVLISLTLQILLIVVGSRRKYKPGTWLRMFIWSAYLMADWVATVALGVLSNKQGNSCACAAIKTNPINEELMAFWAPFLLLHLGGPDTITAYALADNELWLRHLLGLGVQTGVALYVTVTAWSGTWLSFMTIPMLFSGVIKYLERSLALRSANREQFLDSLLDPPDAGPNYAKFMEEFTLKKEEGFTVLAIEVIEVADQSHSGSGDNNSTANKKKLLPDAHIFFQNFKRLFVDLILSFQVRDRSQSYFQNSTWDDAFTLVEMELGFGYDDFYTKAPIVYTICGCVCRFITSSFTIIIFVFFLIAEKHNHRQIDLIITYILLVGAILLELYAVILLLSSDRTKLWLSKLKLKFPGNIPCFQPIISCFKAMVSTITSCFQPIISRVISCFKSPTVSRVSSCFRIICKLVSSFLPSKEQRWSNSMAQYNLLSFSLKDKPVPLLDDKPYLFQKIVKYLPIYQMFENRWYKYHCEISKDLKRLIFQHFQGKMQEMLKLKKKGQSENAELDRFIESVCSARGSGVFEKYICSSSLDWSTEQVEFDQSILIWHIATDLCYHSDGGEKFAAKNQTCQGSKNLSDYMLYLLIMCPFMLPIGIGMMRFRDTCEEVKEFSKEKGLSSKEKADLQDMLVKVSTQVAPTKVKGDRSKSVLFDGCRLAHLLQEIGEKIGNKEKWEFVCNVWIEILGYAASHCRGYYHAQQLSMGGELLTHVWLLMAHLGITKQFQINRGHARAKLAVY; encoded by the exons ATGCTACTTTCAA TTTTGAGCGGTTGGCTTTATGTGGAGAAGAGGAGGCTCGTCCAGGTGTTCCCGGAAGGGGTGCGGAAACTGTGGGACGATTGGGAGCTAAGAGTGATGGTCCTCATCAGCCTCACCTTGCAAATATTGCTAATTGTTGTGGGCAGCCGCAGGAAGTATAAGCCAGGCACTTGGCTCAGAATGTTTATTTGGTCTGCGTACCTAATGGCAGACTGGGTTGCAACTGTTGCTCTAGGTGTCCTCTCCAATAAGCAAGGAAATTCCTGCGCCTGTGCTGCCATCAAAACTAATCCTATCAATGAAGAGCTCATGGCATTTTGGGCACCATTTCTGCTGTTGCACCTTGGCGGCCCAGACACAATCACGGCTTATGCTTTAGCAGACAATGAATTGTGGTTAAGGCACTTGCTTGGACTTGGCGTCCAGACCGGTGTGGCGTTGTATGTCACTGTCACGGCCTGGAGTGGAACTTGGCTCTCCTTCATGACCATTCCCATGCTTTTTTCTGGGGTAATAAAGTATTTGGAAAGGTCATTAGCCTTGAGGTCTGCAAATCGTGAGCAGTTTCTTGATTCCCTGCTCGATCCTCCCGATGCTGGTCCTAATTATGCTAAATTCATGGAGGAATTCACTTTGAAAAAGGAGGAGGGGTTTACTGTGTTGGCTATTGAGGTCATTGAGGTTGCTGATCAGTCCCACTCTGGCAGTGGCGACAACAACAGTACCgccaataaaaagaaattgttgcCTGATGCGCACATATTCTTCCAGAATTTCAAGCGACTATTTGTAGATCTTATTCTTAGCTTCCAGGTCCGAGATAGGAGCCAGTCTTACTTCCAGAATTCCACTTGGGATGATGCTTTCACGTTAGTTGAAATGGAACTTGGATTCGGGTATGATGATTTCTATACCAAGGCACCTATAGTGTACACTATATGCGGATGCGTTTGCCGCTTCATCACTTCCTCTTTCACTATTATaatttttgtcttcttcctGATTGCTGAGAAGCACAATCACCGGCAGATTGATCTCATCATTACTTACATATTGCTGGTTGGAGCTATTCTTCTAGAATTATATGCTGTCATTTTGCTGCTATCCTCCGACAGGACAAAGCTATGGTTGAGCAAGCTTAAACTTAAGTTTCCTGGAAATATCCCCTGTTTTCAACCCATAATCTCTTGTTTTAAGGCTATGGTTTCTACAATAACCTCCTGCTTTCAACCTATCATTTCTCGAGTAATCTCTTGTTTTAAGTCACCTACGGTTTCTCGAGTAAGCTCTTGTTTCCGCATTATTTGTAAACTGGTCTCTTCTTTTCTACCTTCTAAGGAACAGAGATGGTCAAATTCAATGGCTCAGTACAATTTGCTAAGCTTTTCCCTTAAAGATAAGCCCGTGCCTCTTCTGGATGATAAGCCTTACCTTTTTCAAAAGATTGTGAAATATTTACCAATTTATCAAATGTTTGAGAATCGCTGGTATAAATACCATTGCGAAATCTCTAAAGATTTGAAAAGGTTGATCTTCCAGCACTTCCAGGGGAAAATGCAGGAAATGCTGAAACTGAAGAAAAAGGGTCAGTCAGAAAATGCAGAACTTGACAGATTTATCGAATCTGTATGCAGTGCCAGAGGCAGtggtgtttttgaaaaatatatatgttcctCTTCTTTAGATTGGAGCACTGAGCAGGTAGAATTCGACCAAAGCATTCTTATATGGCACATTGCTACTGATCTCTGCTATCACTCAGATGGTGGGGAAAAGTTCGCTGCCAAAAATCAGACTTGTCAAGGGAGCAAGAACCTATCGGACTACATGTTGTATCTTTTAATCATGTGTCCTTTCATGCTGCCAATTGGGATTGGGATGATGAGGTTTCGAGACACTTGTGAGGAGGTGAAGGAATTTTCCAAGGAAAAAGGATTATCATCTAAAGAGAAGGCAGACCTTCAAGATATGTTGGTAAAAGTGAGTACTCAAGTTGCACCAACTAAGGTGAAAGGGGACAGGAGCAAATCTGTGCTATTCGATGGATGTAGGCTTGCACATCTACTGCAGGAAATAGGTGAAAAGATAGGGAACAAAGAGAAGTGGGAGTTTGTTTGCAATGTGTGGATTGAGATTCTTGGTTACGCAGCAAGTCACTGCAGAGGGTATTATCATGCTCAACAGCTTTCGATGGGCGGGGAGCTCCTCACTCATGTCTGGCTTCTTATGGCGCATCTTGGCATTACGAAACAATTTCAAATCAACCGAGGCCATGCTAGAGCCAAGTTGGCTGTCTACTGA